GAAGAGAGCTTTACGGTGGGGAAAGATCTACGAGAGGTTGAAGAAGAGGTTAAGACACTTGAGGAGGAGAAGTTTGCACTCTTGGACCAGCTTGTTGTGTTAGAAGGCCTGGTTGATCCTTCAGAGTTGCAACCCCAGGGTCTGCATTCATCCTAGTTTATCTCTTTGTATCATTTTGTTTGATTACTCAGCACACATGTATAATATGATATAAGGTCTCAAAGATTAGGGATCGGCTATTGTTAAAACTTCAAAAAGAGTGTATCCGGTTCCTTTTGTAACTTGATATATGTACTTGATGTCTAATGTTTGAATACATAAATTGATGTTGCCTATTGTTGCCAAATGGAATGTACTTCCCTTTTTCTTCACAGATTTGTTTCATTCACAAGTACACATATGGAGCTTCATGCTTCATTGAAAGCAAAGCAAAGAAAACTGAGAAGGACAATATAATGAAGGCACGGAACATCAGAATTTATAACTAGTCAAAGATAGGGGctatacataaaaaaaaaaacttgatccACAAGGCAGGACGCTAACAAGAATAATCTTTCTTTAATTTCCTCATATTTGCCACAGGAAAAACAAATAATCCGGTAataaattcaatcttaaaGCTTAAAAACTATAGGCAATTTGGAGTACTAATCTTCACTTGATTCTGCATTGGCATCTTACTGTGTAGGGTTTGGTATACTAAGGATATCAATGTCCTAAAACTAACTTAACTGTTCCGCAAGGCTGTTATCTCAGCAGACCGGAGCTTGAATGTGCAACCTGGACAACAAGAGGGCTAGTAACACTTGATCTTCCACTCATCCATGACAAGAACCCAAATGTGTATCCCTTTGATGGAGCAACCACCTTGAAATTCACAGTGAAGCTTATCTTCTGACCGAGGCTGGTGAACACAAGTCGATTTGGGATAACAGTTACTTTGATTCCTTTGGGTGAGGATACAGCAGCTTTGTAGATATTTTGTGGCTTCCCAACGTTGGTGACTGTTCTAGTTACTGAGATGTTCCCTTCGAGATTTGGTACAGTGATAGATGGATAGTTAAGGTCGGACGCTGTTCTGAATGCCTGAGCACATGTACTGTTGTCTATTGTGATTTGATGCAATGACTTCTTATCATATCCAACTGAACAAAGGAATGATACATAATCTGCCGGCTGTGCATCATAGACAAGACCAGGATCAAGTGCTCTTGTTGGGTTCAGGAAGCCTGAGCCATAATCAAATGCATTACCCTTTTTGCCTTCAGGGTCCACTATAATCGGCTTGTGCTTCTTGTCCAGAAGAGTAGCTGTATGGTTCATTTGTTGTCAGAATTCAATACAAAATAGGGCATAAAAGTACTGATTCGAGAACTTCAGCACATcaagaataatatatataagtagcCAAGAAATTGTCTAGAACTCTTGAAATCTAAACATGCTGGTTCTCAAAAAAGTTTTGTGCTATCTATTATGTGTGATGATCTTACCAGTAGTCATGATTGCAGATCTAATAGCTGCTGGAGACCATGAAGGATGAATAGCTTTTATCAAAGTGGCAATTCCTGTTACATGTGGGCAAGCCATGGAAGTACCAGAAAGAATGTTGAAATGCTTATCAGCTACTGCTGGGGACCAGGATGCAAGAATGTTCAGTCCAGGAGCTGTGATATCAGGCTGCAAAAGCAGAATAACAAGAATGTTCAGTCCAGGAGCTGTCGATCATAAACCTATGGAACTAACAGATTAGAAGAGGTCGCAACAACATTGTGGCATCTGATCATTAGATGAAGTTTACCTTCAGAATTTCAGGTGTCAAAGCATTGGGACCTTTTGCAGAAAATGCTGTAACACGAGGTGCAGATTTTAATCCCAGCGTGGTCTTTGCAGGGAGAATTCTTGACATTGGTTGGCTGTGCACAGTGGTCCAAATTAGTTGAgcacaaaattaaaacaatttTACACTCAAATTTCATGCTTAGTCTATAAAACTAACCGTGTGTGATTAATATAAGATAGAAGATGTTTTCCTATCCTCTTTCCAATAATTGCTGAAGGGATAACAAACGGGACAGCAACATCCATATCTGCCTCATCAATAAGAACCATCCCAACACCACCAGCGTCTTTAACTACCACACTTTTTGCCAGTTTTGACTCTGTTGAACTTTCAGCATGATGACAGACCAGAACCTTGCCTCTGGCCTTGGTCTTATTCAAGGAACTTTCTAAACAATAACTGCAGGTAAGAAAGGAGTGGAGTTACTTAATGTTTCCTTATGTAATGACATCTAAATAGGACTCAGTTCCAAGTACCTTTTGATTCACCTGGATTGATACGGAGTGAAGTACCCTGCAAAGGCTTCAGAGGCTGAAATGATACTTGCCGGCGCTTTCATTCCAAAGACACTGAGGCTTTCACCCTAATAAGTTATTGACACCATATAAGGCTCggcaaaattaagaaaatcatGAACATTTTCCAACAGAAATGAGTAAACAATATTACCGTGACATTAACACCATTTCCTAGAACGATGTCAGAAGTGAAATCCCTATCTGTTGAACTTGCAGCAACAGTGATCATCCATGGGGCGAGATTTGTTGCTGAACCTGGGTGTCCTTCATTTCCAGCTGAAGCAACCACTAGAATTCCATGCCTAGCAGCATGGAATGACCCCACAGAAATGGCATCAGTGAAATAGTTTCCCTGAGGCGCGTCAGGGCCAAGAGACAGAGACAGAATGTGAACTCCGTCTCTAATTGCATCATCAAAAGCTGCTAGTAAGTCAACATCGTAACAGCCAGTGTCCCAACAAGTTTTGTATACAGCAATCCTAGCCATCGGTGCACCTCCTCTAGCTCCTCCGGAAGCCAATCCCTTGTAAGTCATGTTTGACACATAACGACCAGCAGCTATAGAAGCTGTGTGGCTGCCATGACCAGCACTGTCCCTTGGGGAACTAAATGCCACTGTGTCTGCTGAATCTTCCTCGGCTTCATAACCAGACTTATAGTATCTAGCCCCAATCATTTTTCTGTTGATAAAGTTTTAATCAGGTTGAGATTAACAGACAATAGCTTTCGtccaaataaacaaaaaaggcAATACAAAGCCAATGATGTGAACCTGTTGCAAGTTGAAGCATTGAATACCTCTCCTGATTGACAAACCCCCTTCCACCTAGTTGGCACTGGAGGCATGTTGGCATCATTAAAACTTGGAGATTCAGGCCAAATTCCTGCATTCATTAGGCGGTCAACACAATTGAGAAAGCACCAGAAAGCAATATTTTAATTTCCTCAAAAACATTAGTCTAATAAACAGTCCATATCAAAAAACCAGAGGCAAGCACATGTTCAAGCACACATAAAGCAACAAATTATGGCATGTTCATGTGAATACAGATAGCAATCATAGCATTATAGCAACAACTCGTGGCATGTTCATACCTTAATAGTATAATACAAATACCCCAAAGTGCAAAGTATGAGCGCTTAGTGCTTACCAGTGTCAATGAAGCCCACAATGACATTTACTTGGTTCTGGATGTTAAAGCCAGAAACTTCCAAGGTCTGTTCGCCCAACAGACCCATGAAATCCCAAGAATGTGTAGTGTGCAAAGTCCTTTTCAAGTTGGGAAAAACTGAAACAACTCCAGGCATCTCTGTCAAAGTTGAACTGGTTATTCACAAATCCATGAACCTTTTTAACTACATTCCAGAAATGGGATTGATGAACATACTTGAAATTCGGAAAGCTTGGTGATCAGTCAACCTTGCAGCAAAGCCTTTGAAACCGTGTCGGTAGCTATGAATGTGAGATGCTTGAGCTTCCTCAATGCTGTTCAACACCATTAATGACGATTCCAAACACAGTCAGAGAGGGCCAGAGAACCGAAGAGAGAAAAAGGAAGTACCTTTGCTTTTGGATGAAGtacaatagaaaaaaaaaactgacctTCCTGTATGAACAGAAGCAAGCATTTGATGGTTTTGCGCCAAAATCTCATCTGGGTCTTCACCATTTTTGCTTCCCATATAAACCACATACACCTATAACCCCAACACAAATAATCAAACCCAGGAACCACCAACACATAACTCAAgacaaaacataaaaaaa
This genomic interval from Argentina anserina chromosome 1, drPotAnse1.1, whole genome shotgun sequence contains the following:
- the LOC126783733 gene encoding subtilisin-like serine-protease S; protein product: MASFCSAWSRSSILFLLVCVLVAQISTCFSSKVYVVYMGSKNGEDPDEILAQNHQMLASVHTGSIEEAQASHIHSYRHGFKGFAARLTDHQAFRISKMPGVVSVFPNLKRTLHTTHSWDFMGLLGEQTLEVSGFNIQNQVNVIVGFIDTGIWPESPSFNDANMPPVPTRWKGVCQSGEVFNASTCNRKMIGARYYKSGYEAEEDSADTVAFSSPRDSAGHGSHTASIAAGRYVSNMTYKGLASGGARGGAPMARIAVYKTCWDTGCYDVDLLAAFDDAIRDGVHILSLSLGPDAPQGNYFTDAISVGSFHAARHGILVVASAGNEGHPGSATNLAPWMITVAASSTDRDFTSDIVLGNGVNVTGESLSVFGMKAPASIISASEAFAGYFTPYQSSYCLESSLNKTKARGKVLVCHHAESSTESKLAKSVVVKDAGGVGMVLIDEADMDVAVPFVIPSAIIGKRIGKHLLSYINHTRQPMSRILPAKTTLGLKSAPRVTAFSAKGPNALTPEILKPDITAPGLNILASWSPAVADKHFNILSGTSMACPHVTGIATLIKAIHPSWSPAAIRSAIMTTATLLDKKHKPIIVDPEGKKGNAFDYGSGFLNPTRALDPGLVYDAQPADYVSFLCSVGYDKKSLHQITIDNSTCAQAFRTASDLNYPSITVPNLEGNISVTRTVTNVGKPQNIYKAAVSSPKGIKVTVIPNRLVFTSLGQKISFTVNFKVVAPSKGYTFGFLSWMSGRSSVTSPLVVQVAHSSSGLLR